The following proteins are co-located in the Microplitis demolitor isolate Queensland-Clemson2020A chromosome 3, iyMicDemo2.1a, whole genome shotgun sequence genome:
- the LOC103573701 gene encoding peptidyl-prolyl cis-trans isomerase-like produces the protein MNYDHIKATINSKPIKLRLEDVYKPQVLEAEAKKIFEIDRENFELLKELYVISQTKGRVDCWRKVPEEDKLHNRYETKRQEYFKIDEQNKEIYDRLEKIYNRNKLVDNKKRKNKSKFYKIITKCLMAENLKTSTELISVIKNLKQRPRCYFELQLEESKLTLGKIIIELFNDVVPKTCGNFLAYCLGTRDGLSYKNTPFHIIIYGYLCQGGDVTELNGSGGASIYGDFDNENFKIKHDDPGVVSTLYDTDKSTNNSKFNLTFKKLQVLDNKSVVFGKVVSGLSNIYKIEACGTKIGKPKKKIIISNCGLY, from the exons atGAATTATGATCATATCAAAGCGACGATTAATAGTAAACCAATTAAATTAAGGTTGGAAGATGTTTATAAGCCGCAAGTTCTTGAAGctgaagctaaaaaaatttttgagattgacagagaaaattttgagttgtTGAAAGAACTTTACGTCATTTCTCAGACAAaa GGTAGAGTAGATTGTTGGAGAAAAGTTCCTGAAGAAGATAAACTTCATAATAGATATGAAACTAAGAGACaagagtattttaaaatagatgaACAGAATAAAGAAATATACGATCGGcttgagaaaatttataaccgGAATAAACTAGTTGACaataaaaaacgtaaaaataaatcaaagttTTATAAGAT tattacaAAATGTTTGATGGctgagaatttaaaaacttcaaCTGAGTTGATaagtgttataaaaaatttaaaacagcgGCCACGTTGTTACTTTGAGCTGCAATTAGAAGAATCGAAATTAACtttgggaaaaataataatagaattgtTCAATGACGTTGTTCCTAAAACGTGCGGTAATTTTTTGGCATATTGTTTGGGAACAAGAGATGGATTATCTTATAAGAACACACcgtttcacataattatttacggATATTTGTGTCAGGGAGGTGACGTAACTGAATTAAATGGTAGCGGAGGCGCCTCAATTTACGGTGACtttgataatgaaaatttcaaaattaaacatGACGACCCAGGAGTTGTTTCAACTTTGTATGATACTGATAAGagtacaaataattcaaagtttaatttaacttttaaaaagttacaagtgTTGGATAATAAATCTGTTGTTTTTGGAAAAGTTGTCAGCGGTctttcaaatatatacaaa atcgaAGCGTGTGGAACTAAAATTggtaaacctaaaaaaaaaataattatttcaaattgtggattgtattaa
- the LOC103573677 gene encoding mitochondrial glutamate carrier 1: MAKEQVKAGQQFKLVPKIINGGIAGIIGVSVVFPLDLVKTRLQNQVIGPDGQKMYSSMLDCFKKTYHAEGYFGMYKGSGVNILLITPEKAIKLTANDMFRHYLSTGPGEPLPLVREMIAGGSAGACQIIITTPMELLKIQMQDAGRVAAAAKSEGKTVPKVSALSLTQALLKKKGILGLYQGTGATALRDVTFSVIYFPLFARLNSLGPKREDGSSVFWCSFLSGCAAGSTAALLVNPFDVIKTRLQAINKAPGEPTYNGVLDCIGKTLKNEGPTAFFKGGACRMIVIAPLFGIAQTVYYLGVAERLLGLN; encoded by the exons atggctAAAGAACAAGTTAAAGCGGGACAACAATTCAAATTGGTaccgaaaataataaatggaggGATTGCTGGTATTATTGGAGTGTCGGTTGTATTTCCACTGGATTTGGTTAAAACGAGATTgcaaaatcaagttattggTCCTGATGGGCAAAAAATGTATTCTTCTAt gCTGGATTGCTTCAAAAAAACATATCATGCTGAAGGATACTTTGGAATGTACAAAGGATCAGGAGTTAATATCCTTCTTATAACTCCTGAGAAAGCTATCAAGTTGACTGCTAATGACATGTTCAGACACTACTTATCAACAGGACCTGg agaGCCGTTGCCATTGGTACGTGAAATGATTGCTGGTGGATCTGCTGGTGCttgtcaaataataataacaactccaatggaattattaaaaattcaaatgcaaGATGCTGGCAgagttgctgctgctgcaaAAAGCg AAGGAAAAACAGTACCAAAAGTATCAGCTCTGTCATTAACACAAgctttattaaagaaaaaaggtATTCTAGGACTCTATCAAGGAACAGGTGCTACCGCTTTGAGAGATGTTACattttcagttatttattttccacTTTTCGCTCGATTAAATAGTCTTGGACCTAAGCGCGAAGATGGATCat ccgTATTTTGGTGCTCATTCTTGTCTGGCTGCGCTGCTGGTTCAACTGCAGCATTATTAGTTAATCCATTCGATGTTATAAAAACTCGATTGCAAGCTATCAATAAAGCTCCTGGTGAACCAACTTACAATGGAGTTTTAGATTGCATAGg aaaAACTTTAAAGAATGAAGGTCCGACAGCATTCTTCAAAGGCGGTGCTTGTAGGATGATTGTAATAGCCCCACTGTTTGGTATCGCGCAAACAGTTTATTACCTCGGTGTTGCGGAACGTCTTCTTGGTCTAAATTAg
- the LOC103573678 gene encoding protein MEMO1: MVLTRRATHAGSWYTDSGYDLNKQLGDWLNAADLSHGPARAIIAPHAGYSYCGGCAGFAYRQISPVVVRRIFILGPSHHVRLPGCALSSASIYRTPLYDLTIDQDVCRELEETGQFEWMDMNTDEDEHSIEMQLPFIAKVMEDYKNNFTIIPILVGSLTPDKESVYGKLLAPYIADPLNLFVISSDFCHWGQRFRYTYYDRSSGPIHRSIENLDKMGMDIIETLNPISFTEYLKKYGNTICGRHPIGVLLQAIQSFKENCSDQKMNLKFLKYAQSSQCNNMTDSSVSYASASLVLE, encoded by the exons atggtTTTGACTAGACGAGCAACCCACGCCGGAAGTTGGTACACAGATTctg gGTATGATTTGAATAAGCAGCTGGGAGATTGGCTTAATGCTGCTGATTTATCTCATGGACCTGCTAGAGCTATTATTGCACC acacGCCGGGTACAGTTACTGTGGTGGGTGCGCAGGATTCGCATATCGGCAAATAAGTCCAGTAGTAGT aCGCAGAATATTTATACTCGGTCCTTCTCACCATGTAAGGCTTCCTGGGTGTGCTCTGTCATCAGCTTCTATATATCGCACTCCGTTGTACGACTTGACAATCGATCAAGATg tttgtcGTGAGCTAGAAGAAACCGGTCAATTTGAATGGATGGACATGAATACTGATGAAGATGAGCACAGCATTGAAATGCAATTACCATTTATAGCTAAAGTTATGGAGGA ttataaaaataattttacgatAATTCCAATACTAGTTGGATCGTTAACTCCAGACAAAGAATCTGTTTACGGTAAATTATTGGCGCCGTATATTGCAGATCCACTGAATTTGTTTGTTATATCATCAGACTTTTGTCATTGGGGGCAAAGATTTCGTTACACTTATTATGACCGTTCAAGCGGTCCTATTCATAGATCCATTGAAAATCTCGATAAAATg GGTATGGATATTATTGAAACATTGAATCCTATTTCGTTCAcagagtatttaaaaaaatacggcAATACTATTTGCGGAAGACATCCAATTGGTGTATTGTTACAG GCGATTCAAAGTTTCAAAGAAAATTGTAGTGATCaaaaaatgaacttaaaatttttgaagtacgCTCAAAGTAGCCAATGCAACAATATGACTGACAGCTCTGTCAGCTATGCAAGTGCTTCACTGGTGCTCGAGTGA
- the LOC103573679 gene encoding uncharacterized protein LOC103573679: protein MKIISLFSSFILYSYLTCTVKSQRLSDYLLEPHTTTVSHVPYRDRRNKAEPTCEELRAMWRYSKRQSRAVEVTNDLPMYRDPFSYNVWETYPVRSQSSIGYREILKYPDERDEQARNRGGGRTPVYGKMVHKAPAESRFRNGMPNNRMKAFEEVARMYGTVNRQPPDLRRPQYNFRVGGGGSSISHVPQAGSFQHLKELIRTERARELQDQRAAEELAARASSTNNDIFKNEQRNKLTDSQIQYLNSIKSYQEPKNYNYDRSKYLSSLTDYNDAPLINDDYNRNSMLH from the exons atgaaaataatatcattattcagtagttttattttgtattcataTCTAACGTGTACTGTTAAAAGCCAGAGATTATCAGATTATCTATTAGAGCCACATACAACAACAGTAAGCCATGTTCCGTATAGAGATAGGCGTAATAAAGCTGAGCCCACGTGTGAGGAATTACGTGCGATGTGGAGATACAGTAAAAGACAAAGTCGTGCCGTCGAAGTAACTAATGATTTGCCCATGTATCGTGATCCATTTTCATACAACGTTTGGGAAACTTATCCAGTACGTTCTCAATCTTCAATTGGTTACagag aaatattaaaatatccaGATGAACGCGATGAACAAGCGCGTAACCGTGGCGGTGGACGTACTCCAGTTTATGGAAAAATGGTCCACAAAGCACCAGCAGAAAGTAGATTCCGGAATGGGATGCCGAATAATCGCATGAAAGCTTTTGAAGAAGTTGCCAGAATGTATGGAACAGTTAATCGTCAACCCCCGGATTTACGGAGACCGCAATATAATTTTCGCGTCGGCGGTGGTGGCTCGTCAATATCTCATGTTCCACAAGCTGGCAGTTTTCAACATCTCAAAGAGCTAATACGAACTGAACGTGCTCGTGAATTACAG gATCAACGCGCAGCCGAAGAATTAGCCGCGAGGGCTTCCTCaacaaataatgatatttttaaaaatgaacaaCGTAATAAATTAACAGATTCCCagatacaatatttaaattctattaaatCATATCAAgaaccaaaaaattataattatgatagatCGAAATATCTTTCGAGTTTAACTGATTACAATGACGCTCCAttg attaaCGATGATTATAATCGTAATTCAATGTTACATTAA